A stretch of the Macrobrachium nipponense isolate FS-2020 chromosome 23, ASM1510439v2, whole genome shotgun sequence genome encodes the following:
- the LOC135198041 gene encoding uncharacterized protein K02A2.6-like has protein sequence MQLLRLYLAGLQNFTLMTDHQPLMPILNHYSLDAIENPRLQRLKEKISPYLFTAVWRAAKSLNIPDALSRAPLSHPTPEDEIAGAPSTTHLRTVMAVYAVTSSGKSPAQDADRTLQYLRDAARVDPVYTRLLDCVTSGFPSNRYDLHNSLLPYWKIRDELYADGDLVLFGARVIVPATLRHRTLSRLHDSHRGVEATKPRARQAVFWPGINSDIANTIGACESCQLLQPTQPQEPLMNDDNPTRPFESVSADFFTVAGKAFLVIVDRLSGWPVVVPCKGDTTASNTNRIFCHYFREVGVSLCLRADGGPQFTSNEFRDFMERWGVRHVITSPYYPQSNGHAEAAVKSMKHLILTTVPFGNIDCEEFD, from the coding sequence ATGCAACTATTGAGATTGTATCTTGCCggcctacagaattttactctgaTGACGGATCACCAGCCCCTCATGCCTATCCTGAATCATTACTCGCTGGACGCCATCGAGAATCCTCGCCTCCAGCGTCTGAAGGAGAAAATTTCACCCTATTTGTTCACAGCTGTGTGGCGTGCTGCCAAGTCTCTGAACATTCCTGATGCTTTGTCTCGAGCCCCATTAAGCCACCCCACACCAGAGGACGAAATTGCAGGTGCCCCTTCCACCACCCATCTACGAACAGTCATGGCTGTGTATGCTGTCACCTCTTCAGGAAAGTCTCCAGCTCAAGATGCCGACAGGACTCTTCAGTATCTACGAGACGCAGCAAGAGTAGACCCTGTCTACACTCGCCTACTTGACTGTGTCACCTCAGGATTCCCCTCCAACAGATATGATCTGCATAACTCCTTACTCCCATACTGGAAGATACGGGACGAGCTCTACGCTGATGGTGACCTCGTTTTGTTTGGAGCAAGAGTTATAGTTCCTGCCACCCTCCGCCACCGCACATTGTCCCGCCTACATGACAGTCATAGGGGCGTGGAAGCTACGAAGCCCCGGGCAAGACAGGCTGTTTTTTGGCCTGGTATCAACTCAGACATTGCCAACACTATTGGAGCTTGTGAGTCATGCCAGTTATTGCAGCCAACTCAGCCGCAGGAACCATTAATGAACGACGACAACCCCACAAGGCCCTTTGAATCTGTTTCAGCAGACTTCTTTACCGTCGCAGGAAAAGCCTTCCTTGTCATAGTTGACCGACTTTCAGGATGGCCTGTTGTTGTCCCATGCAAAGGTGATACTACCGCCTCCAATACAAACAGGATCTTCTGCCACTACTTCCGGGAAGTTGGTGTGTCTCTCTGCCTCAGGGCTGATGGAGGACCACAGTTCACCAGCAACGAGTTCCGGGACTTCATGGAGCGATGGGGAGTCCGACATGTGATAACCTCCCCATATTATCCACAATCGAACGGTCATGCCGAAGCCGCTGTGAAGTCAATGAAGCATCTCATCCTGACAACGGTACCCTTTggcaacattgattgtgaagAGTTTGATTGA